The following proteins are encoded in a genomic region of Glycine max cultivar Williams 82 chromosome 18, Glycine_max_v4.0, whole genome shotgun sequence:
- the LOC102668111 gene encoding uncharacterized protein, whose translation MQILQWLFRRAHEQERKSSNNFNLPPKREDISEQNEGKEINLLKRDRSYKGTRRNKWSSPGCKNFKIFAFLYRKDIPKAFFYSTLNLKRLGSFNRKQFLYFMKMKREESSSRDVGNVNKADSGGQHVGNKVLPITEAPLSSSAERSDQCDATETKGQTKGDKKKPMSRMKELLRWAASAKTEKGGKFNGRKVLMFRRRGTLKAVPDDDHGCTDSPKISFRWDVESCSTTSSVYSAISIASSSKNEQNQIATSTISIPPEHTGHNNNTSRKKGNWITTDSEFVVLEL comes from the exons ATGCAG ATTCTTCAATGGCTCTTTAGAAGGGCACATGAACAAGAAAGAAAGAGTAGCAACAACTTCAATCTCCCTCCCAAAAGGGAAGATATCAGTG aacAAAATGAAGGGAAAGAGATAAATCTGCTAAAGCGTGATAGATCATACAAAGGAACAAGAAGAAACAAATGGAGCAGTCCTGGTTGCAAGAACTTTAAGATATTCGCTTTTCTATATAGAAAAGACATTCCAAAAGCTTTCTTTTACAGCACCCTCAACTTGAAGAGATTAGGGAGCTTTAATAGAAAACAGTTTTTGTACTTCATGAAGATGAAGAGAGAAGAATCATCGTCCAGAGATGTTGGAAATGTTAACAAGGCAGATTCAGGTGGCCAACATGTTGGAAACAAGGTTTTGCCCATAACTGAGGCACCATTGTCATCCTCAGCTGAAAGAAGTGACCAATGTGATGCCACAGAAACTAAAGGTCAAACCAAAGGGGACAAGAAAAAGCCAATGTCGAGAATGAAAGAGCTACTTAGATGGGCTGCTTCTGCCAAGACAGAGAAAGGAGGGAAATTCAATGGGAGAAag GTCTTAATGTTCAGAAGGCGTGGAACCCTGAAAGCAGTTCCAGATGATGACCATGGTTGCACTGACTCACCCAAGATCAGTTTCAGATGGGATGTGGAAAGTTGCTCCACCACTTCCTCTGTCTACTCTGCTATCTCAATAGCTTCCTCatcaaaaaatgaacaaaaccaaattGCAACTTCCACTATATCCATCCCTCCTGAACACACTGGCCATAACAACAACACTAGTAGAAAAAAAGGAAACTGGATCACAACAGACTCTGAAT TTGTGGTGCTGGAACTATAA